A part of Methanotorris formicicus Mc-S-70 genomic DNA contains:
- a CDS encoding MATE family efflux transporter — protein MKNIEILLDDPKKAVIEVSKPIIVATFIESIYSLVDSIWVSGLGADALAAVGASFPILISIYAVSWGLSIGISSGIARRVGAKNKDEADKVANHAIILALIAGILYILSVYPNLDTLFSLMGIYGLCKYFAIEYSKIL, from the coding sequence ATGAAAAATATTGAAATATTGTTAGATGACCCAAAAAAAGCTGTAATTGAAGTATCAAAACCTATAATTGTTGCCACATTTATTGAATCAATTTACAGCTTAGTTGATAGCATCTGGGTTTCTGGATTAGGGGCTGATGCATTAGCGGCTGTTGGAGCAAGTTTTCCAATATTAATAAGTATATATGCAGTTAGCTGGGGATTAAGTATAGGGATTAGCTCTGGGATAGCAAGGAGAGTTGGAGCAAAAAATAAAGATGAAGCTGATAAGGTAGCAAATCATGCAATTATATTAGCATTGATTGCTGGAATTTTGTATATTCTATCTGTGTATCCAAATCTTGATACATTATTTAGCTTAATGGGGATTTATGGGCTCTGCAAATATTTTGCTATAGA